The Bacillus sp. B-jedd sequence TTAGAGTTAATGCCTTATTAAAATCTTGTCTAGTTTTTTATGTATCTTGCTTTTTGGGTGTGAATCTACTAAAAAAGATATATACTTAATTTAGGGAGTTTTGTGATTGATTGACGTCTTAATCACTGATTGATAAAACCACTTTTGCAAAAAACTATATAGGTTGAATTTAATTATTACTTGATTAAATTTGAATAGCTGGTTGATTGGAGCTCAGGCATGTAGACTCCTCGAAAATGCTAACGCATTTCCTTCGTGCAAAGCCCACTCGAAGAAGCTGGTTGTCCTGCGGGATAGAGCAGCAAGGGGAGACCCCACAGGAGCTTTGCTCCGAGGAGGCTCCACTGATGCCCCGCGGAAAGCGAAATGCCCGGAGCGGAAATCAACCACCAGCTTTCCGTTTCATACTAATCTTTATTTCAACCTATATAGTTCATTTTATATCGAAAACCCGCTGGGAGGATGAGTCCAGGATGTCCAATGTGTTGTATGAGCTGCCGAAGGCACCAAGAGAGCACTTGCCAATCAAGCTTTTATATGTAACAAAATCGAAGTATGACACTGACTGGCACAGCAAGACCCATACCCATCACTTCACCGAAATTCTCTATGTCACGAAGGGCCAGGGTTCCTTCGTATCGCCAGGCCAGGAGGTTCCGATTAAGGAATATGATATTGTCATCGTCAATCCGCACATCGAACATACGGAAAAGTCTTCTCCTGAGCAGCCGCTTGAATACATCGCGCTTGGCGTCCAAGGGCTTTCCATTTCGTCTATTGAAAATACTGGACAAGTAAGCTTCTATAATTACCACCGCGACAAAGAGATTTACTTGTTCTTCCTGCAAAGGCTGCTAGAAGAAGTAGAGAACCAAAAGGACGATTACGAACTGATCGTGCAAAACATCCTTGAAATCCTTTTGCTCAAAATGACCCGTAAGAAAGCGTTTACACTTGAAAAAACCTCACCACAGAAAATCAACAAAGATGTCGCCTTTATCAAAAACTACATCAAGCAGCACTTCCGCGAGGACCTCAACCTCGACACCCTCGCCGAAGCCAGCCACATCAACAAATATTACATGGCCCATTTATTTAAAAAATCAGTCGGCATCTCCCCGATTGAATACTTGATCCAAACAAGAATCCGGGAAAGCAAACTATTGCTCGAAACAACCAACTACCCAATATCCGACATCGCGGCAATAACCGGCTTCTCATCCCAATCTTTTTTCGCCCAATCTTTTAAACGCGTCACAAACGAAACACCCTCCCAATACCGCAAATCGAAAAACATC is a genomic window containing:
- a CDS encoding AraC family transcriptional regulator, which translates into the protein MSNVLYELPKAPREHLPIKLLYVTKSKYDTDWHSKTHTHHFTEILYVTKGQGSFVSPGQEVPIKEYDIVIVNPHIEHTEKSSPEQPLEYIALGVQGLSISSIENTGQVSFYNYHRDKEIYLFFLQRLLEEVENQKDDYELIVQNILEILLLKMTRKKAFTLEKTSPQKINKDVAFIKNYIKQHFREDLNLDTLAEASHINKYYMAHLFKKSVGISPIEYLIQTRIRESKLLLETTNYPISDIAAITGFSSQSFFAQSFKRVTNETPSQYRKSKNITARKRKAK